A segment of the Fimbriimonadaceae bacterium genome:
TAAATCCCAGGCATGCGGAGGCGAACTGCCGGCAGGGGCCCTCGGAGGGAATTCAGACGCCGAGGATCGCAGGAGAATTACTTCTTGGCTGGCCGGACGAGCCTCAGCACTGTTTTCAGGATAAGGGAGAGGTCGAAGAGTAGAGAGGCTCGTCGGAGATACAGGTTCCCCAGTTCAATCTTGTCCGGCAAAATACGGGTCACATATTCGGCTTCGGGGTCTTCAACCTGAGCCAGCACATCCCCTTCATCTTGATACTTCAGTGACGCCAGGTCGGTCATGCCGGGCCGAATCGAGAGCAGCTGTTCATACTCGGATCGAAAGAGTTCGACGTAGTGCCGAACCTCCGGCCGAGGGCCCACCAGACTCATATCTCCGATCAGCACATTGAGGAGTTGCGGGAGCTCGTCAAGCTTCGTCGCACGCAACCATCGCCCGACGCGGGTGATGCGTGCATCATTACGACTGGTGATGCACAACCCCTCGTTCGCTCGATCGGCCGCCATGGTTCTGAATTTATAGATGAGGAACGGGGTGAATCCCCGACCGATCCGCTCCTGCCGGAACAACACCGGGCCGGAGGAGTCGAGTTTGACCAGCGCGGCGAGGATCAGAAAGAGCGGACTAAACAGCAACAGGCCGAGACTCGCGCCCGCGATATCGACCAACCGCTTGATCACCGCCGATACTGCGTAATCAGTGATCGAACGACATCGATGACATGCCGGATATCGGCCTCGCTCATACGCGAG
Coding sequences within it:
- a CDS encoding sugar transferase: MIKRLVDIAGASLGLLLFSPLFLILAALVKLDSSGPVLFRQERIGRGFTPFLIYKFRTMAADRANEGLCITSRNDARITRVGRWLRATKLDELPQLLNVLIGDMSLVGPRPEVRHYVELFRSEYEQLLSIRPGMTDLASLKYQDEGDVLAQVEDPEAEYVTRILPDKIELGNLYLRRASLLFDLSLILKTVLRLVRPAKK